A part of Apodemus sylvaticus chromosome 19, mApoSyl1.1, whole genome shotgun sequence genomic DNA contains:
- the Rnf8 gene encoding E3 ubiquitin-protein ligase RNF8 isoform X1: MGEPDPLVSGQLAAGRSWCLRRLGMDREWLQLEAGSEVTIGRGFSVTYQLISKVCPLMISRNHCVLKQNPEGQWTIMDNKSLNGVWLNRERLAPLQSYCIRKGDHIQLGVPLEHKETAEYEYEVTEEDWESLAPCLAPKNEQTTQKHKGLRTKRKFSLDGLESLPAEGPSGLRCPLVKVSSKVVEPEKLRDKGEAAGQPLGCLCPTLTSLEASEKATGPHAYSALPKVPELYPKKQKACSPSASQSSLELFRVTMSRILKLKTQMQEKQTAVLNIRRQTRKGSAKKMLRMEKELRELQSQLSAEQAQQQARVEQLEKTFQEEEHYLQGLEKEQGGECDLKQQLVQALQEHRALMEELNRSKKDFEKIIQAKNKELERTKEEKDKVQAQKEEVLSHMNDVLENELQCIICSEYFIEAVTLNCAHSFCSFCINEWMKRKLECPICRKDIESRTNSLVLDNCISKMVENLSADVKERRSVLIRERREEHYTSPRREIASRRLSSSLEADDWKSPSPPLSSSGESLA, translated from the exons ATGGGCGAGCCCGACCCCTTGGTCTCGGGGCAGCTCGCGGCCGGCCGGAGCTGGTGCTTGCGGCGGCTGGGGATGGACCGCGAGTGGCTGCAGCTGGAGGCTGGGAGTGAG GTGACCATAGGACGGGGATTTAGTGTCACATACCAGCTGATATCAAAGGTATGCCCTCTGATGATTTCTCGAAACCACTGCGTTCTGAAGCAGAATCCTGAGGGACAGTGGACGATTATGGACAATAAG aGTCTGAATGGTGTTTGGCTGAACAGAGAGCGTCTGGCACCGTTACAGAGTTATTGCATCCGTAAGGGAGACCATATCCAGCTCGGAGTGCCACTGGAACACAAGGAAACCGCTGAGTATGAATATGAAGTTACTGAGGAAGACTGGGAGAGTCTGGCTCCCTGCCTTGCCCCCAAGAATGAACAGACAACACAAAAACATAAAGGCTTGAGAACTAAGAGGAAATTCAGTTTGGATGGGTTAGAGAGTCTTCCAGCCGAGGGCCCCTCAGGTCTCAGATGCCCTCTGGTTAAAGTCTCCAGTAAAGTCGTTGAGCCAGAGAAGTTACGTGACAAAGGTGAAGCAGCAGGTCAGCCCTTAGGATGCTTGTGTCCTACGCTGACTTCTCTGGAGGCGAGTGAGAAGGCCACCGGGCCTCACGCTTActctgctctcccaaaggtccccGAACTCTATCCTAAGAAGCAGAAGGCCTGCAGCCCCTCGGCATCTCAGAGCAGCTTAGAACTGTTTAGGGTGACCATGTCCCGGATACTGAAGCTGAAAACACAGATGCAGGAGAAGCAGACGGCTGTCCTGAACATCAGGAGGCAGACCCGCAAGGGGAGCGCAAAGAAGATGCTGAGGATGGAGAAGGAGCTGCGGGAACTACAGTCTCAGCTGTCTGCAGAGCAGGCTCAGCAGCAAGCCAGGGTGGAGCAGCTGGAGAAGACTTTCCAGGAAGAGGAACATTACCTCCAG GGTTTGGAGAAAGAGCAAGGAGGAGAGTGCGACCTGAAGCAACAGCTGGTGCAGGCTCTGCAGGAG CATCGGGCTCTCATGGAAGAATTAAACCGCAGCAAGAAggactttgagaaaatcattcaAGCCAAGAACAAAGAATTGGAGCGGACCAAG GAAGAAAAGGACAAGGTCCAAGCGCAGAAGGAGGAAGTCCTCAGCCACATGAACGACGTGCTGGAGAACGAGCTCCAGTGTATCATCTGCTCAGAGTACTTTATCG AGGCTGTCACCCTGAACTGTGCCCATAGCTTCTGCTCCTTCTGTATCAATGAATGGATGAAACGGAAACTAGAGTGTCCCATTTGTCGGAAGGACATTGAGTCCAGAACCAACTCCCTGGTTCTGGACAACTGCATTAGTAAGATGGTGGAAAACTTAAGCGCAGACGTGAAGGAGAGAAGAAGTGTCCTAATTAGGGAACGGAGAG AGGAACATTACACTAGCCCCAGGAGAGAGATAGCATCTCGCCGGCTCTCGAGCTCACTTGAAG CTGATGACTGGAAGAGCCCAAGTCCACCTCTGTCCTCTTCTGGAGAGTCACTTGCATAG
- the Rnf8 gene encoding E3 ubiquitin-protein ligase RNF8 isoform X3, giving the protein MGEPDPLVSGQLAAGRSWCLRRLGMDREWLQLEAGSEVTIGRGFSVTYQLISKVCPLMISRNHCVLKQNPEGQWTIMDNKSLNGVWLNRERLAPLQSYCIRKGDHIQLGVPLEHKETAEYEYEVTEEDWESLAPCLAPKNEQTTQKHKGLRTKRKFSLDGLESLPAEGPSGLRCPLVKVSSKVVEPEKLRDKGEAAGQPLGCLCPTLTSLEASEKATGPHAYSALPKVPELYPKKQKACSPSASQSSLELFRVTMSRILKLKTQMQEKQTAVLNIRRQTRKGSAKKMLRMEKELRELQSQLSAEQAQQQARVEQLEKTFQEEEHYLQGLEKEQGGECDLKQQLVQALQEHRALMEELNRSKKDFEKIIQAKNKELERTKEEKDKVQAQKEEVLSHMNDVLENELQCIICSEYFIEAVTLNCAHSFCSFCINEWMKRKLECPICRKDIESRTNSLVLDNCISKMVENLSADVKERRSVLIRERRAKRLS; this is encoded by the exons ATGGGCGAGCCCGACCCCTTGGTCTCGGGGCAGCTCGCGGCCGGCCGGAGCTGGTGCTTGCGGCGGCTGGGGATGGACCGCGAGTGGCTGCAGCTGGAGGCTGGGAGTGAG GTGACCATAGGACGGGGATTTAGTGTCACATACCAGCTGATATCAAAGGTATGCCCTCTGATGATTTCTCGAAACCACTGCGTTCTGAAGCAGAATCCTGAGGGACAGTGGACGATTATGGACAATAAG aGTCTGAATGGTGTTTGGCTGAACAGAGAGCGTCTGGCACCGTTACAGAGTTATTGCATCCGTAAGGGAGACCATATCCAGCTCGGAGTGCCACTGGAACACAAGGAAACCGCTGAGTATGAATATGAAGTTACTGAGGAAGACTGGGAGAGTCTGGCTCCCTGCCTTGCCCCCAAGAATGAACAGACAACACAAAAACATAAAGGCTTGAGAACTAAGAGGAAATTCAGTTTGGATGGGTTAGAGAGTCTTCCAGCCGAGGGCCCCTCAGGTCTCAGATGCCCTCTGGTTAAAGTCTCCAGTAAAGTCGTTGAGCCAGAGAAGTTACGTGACAAAGGTGAAGCAGCAGGTCAGCCCTTAGGATGCTTGTGTCCTACGCTGACTTCTCTGGAGGCGAGTGAGAAGGCCACCGGGCCTCACGCTTActctgctctcccaaaggtccccGAACTCTATCCTAAGAAGCAGAAGGCCTGCAGCCCCTCGGCATCTCAGAGCAGCTTAGAACTGTTTAGGGTGACCATGTCCCGGATACTGAAGCTGAAAACACAGATGCAGGAGAAGCAGACGGCTGTCCTGAACATCAGGAGGCAGACCCGCAAGGGGAGCGCAAAGAAGATGCTGAGGATGGAGAAGGAGCTGCGGGAACTACAGTCTCAGCTGTCTGCAGAGCAGGCTCAGCAGCAAGCCAGGGTGGAGCAGCTGGAGAAGACTTTCCAGGAAGAGGAACATTACCTCCAG GGTTTGGAGAAAGAGCAAGGAGGAGAGTGCGACCTGAAGCAACAGCTGGTGCAGGCTCTGCAGGAG CATCGGGCTCTCATGGAAGAATTAAACCGCAGCAAGAAggactttgagaaaatcattcaAGCCAAGAACAAAGAATTGGAGCGGACCAAG GAAGAAAAGGACAAGGTCCAAGCGCAGAAGGAGGAAGTCCTCAGCCACATGAACGACGTGCTGGAGAACGAGCTCCAGTGTATCATCTGCTCAGAGTACTTTATCG AGGCTGTCACCCTGAACTGTGCCCATAGCTTCTGCTCCTTCTGTATCAATGAATGGATGAAACGGAAACTAGAGTGTCCCATTTGTCGGAAGGACATTGAGTCCAGAACCAACTCCCTGGTTCTGGACAACTGCATTAGTAAGATGGTGGAAAACTTAAGCGCAGACGTGAAGGAGAGAAGAAGTGTCCTAATTAGGGAACGGAGAG CAAAGAGATTGTCATGA
- the Rnf8 gene encoding E3 ubiquitin-protein ligase RNF8 isoform X2, producing MGEPDPLVSGQLAAGRSWCLRRLGMDREWLQLEAGSEVTIGRGFSVTYQLISKVCPLMISRNHCVLKQNPEGQWTIMDNKSLNGVWLNRERLAPLQSYCIRKGDHIQLGVPLEHKETAEYEYEVTEEDWESLAPCLAPKNEQTTQKHKGLRTKRKFSLDGLESLPAEGPSGLRCPLVKVSSKVVEPEKLRDKGEAAGQPLGCLCPTLTSLEASEKATGPHAYSALPKVPELYPKKQKACSPSASQSSLELFRVTMSRILKLKTQMQEKQTAVLNIRRQTRKGSAKKMLRMEKELRELQSQLSAEQAQQQARVEQLEKTFQEEEHYLQGLEKEQGGECDLKQQLVQALQEHRALMEELNRSKKDFEKIIQAKNKELERTKEEKDKVQAQKEEVLSHMNDVLENELQCIICSEYFIEAVTLNCAHSFCSFCINEWMKRKLECPICRKDIESRTNSLVLDNCISKMVENLSADVKERRSVLIRERREEHYTSPRREIASRRLSSSLEAKRLS from the exons ATGGGCGAGCCCGACCCCTTGGTCTCGGGGCAGCTCGCGGCCGGCCGGAGCTGGTGCTTGCGGCGGCTGGGGATGGACCGCGAGTGGCTGCAGCTGGAGGCTGGGAGTGAG GTGACCATAGGACGGGGATTTAGTGTCACATACCAGCTGATATCAAAGGTATGCCCTCTGATGATTTCTCGAAACCACTGCGTTCTGAAGCAGAATCCTGAGGGACAGTGGACGATTATGGACAATAAG aGTCTGAATGGTGTTTGGCTGAACAGAGAGCGTCTGGCACCGTTACAGAGTTATTGCATCCGTAAGGGAGACCATATCCAGCTCGGAGTGCCACTGGAACACAAGGAAACCGCTGAGTATGAATATGAAGTTACTGAGGAAGACTGGGAGAGTCTGGCTCCCTGCCTTGCCCCCAAGAATGAACAGACAACACAAAAACATAAAGGCTTGAGAACTAAGAGGAAATTCAGTTTGGATGGGTTAGAGAGTCTTCCAGCCGAGGGCCCCTCAGGTCTCAGATGCCCTCTGGTTAAAGTCTCCAGTAAAGTCGTTGAGCCAGAGAAGTTACGTGACAAAGGTGAAGCAGCAGGTCAGCCCTTAGGATGCTTGTGTCCTACGCTGACTTCTCTGGAGGCGAGTGAGAAGGCCACCGGGCCTCACGCTTActctgctctcccaaaggtccccGAACTCTATCCTAAGAAGCAGAAGGCCTGCAGCCCCTCGGCATCTCAGAGCAGCTTAGAACTGTTTAGGGTGACCATGTCCCGGATACTGAAGCTGAAAACACAGATGCAGGAGAAGCAGACGGCTGTCCTGAACATCAGGAGGCAGACCCGCAAGGGGAGCGCAAAGAAGATGCTGAGGATGGAGAAGGAGCTGCGGGAACTACAGTCTCAGCTGTCTGCAGAGCAGGCTCAGCAGCAAGCCAGGGTGGAGCAGCTGGAGAAGACTTTCCAGGAAGAGGAACATTACCTCCAG GGTTTGGAGAAAGAGCAAGGAGGAGAGTGCGACCTGAAGCAACAGCTGGTGCAGGCTCTGCAGGAG CATCGGGCTCTCATGGAAGAATTAAACCGCAGCAAGAAggactttgagaaaatcattcaAGCCAAGAACAAAGAATTGGAGCGGACCAAG GAAGAAAAGGACAAGGTCCAAGCGCAGAAGGAGGAAGTCCTCAGCCACATGAACGACGTGCTGGAGAACGAGCTCCAGTGTATCATCTGCTCAGAGTACTTTATCG AGGCTGTCACCCTGAACTGTGCCCATAGCTTCTGCTCCTTCTGTATCAATGAATGGATGAAACGGAAACTAGAGTGTCCCATTTGTCGGAAGGACATTGAGTCCAGAACCAACTCCCTGGTTCTGGACAACTGCATTAGTAAGATGGTGGAAAACTTAAGCGCAGACGTGAAGGAGAGAAGAAGTGTCCTAATTAGGGAACGGAGAG AGGAACATTACACTAGCCCCAGGAGAGAGATAGCATCTCGCCGGCTCTCGAGCTCACTTGAAG CAAAGAGATTGTCATGA